The Primulina eburnea isolate SZY01 chromosome 13, ASM2296580v1, whole genome shotgun sequence genome includes a region encoding these proteins:
- the LOC140808931 gene encoding uncharacterized protein isoform X3: MDNTWELMDNTWEFRKICDAYCDTEPHVFHVGRATTHVNIDDRAYDVNRGAKLALSLYNRENQKNFNLVKVVKLNSSYACAFMTVCAQDGDSDECHLFRCVVNVLKHEVLLCEIKCTGEISMLVDNVDDYVKKLCQRDEDQPSDTCRRNDLRNDSALGSDGVIHVSHTIFRIMGEKSFSDLHEMCEDYLDPCLYNKCGTLTSVDVNCFDWVTEYAKSAINFYNKKEQKNFMLVKVEKLYSFVDPCYYCMTFWAQNGRSDEYRLFRAVCFKRDDEDDNNKICPNLSDYLKYLAFDDWDVDAVVNSRLAISSSSNTSDGRNDHGVGFAGGSDTGLSGGHEESLKY, encoded by the exons ATGGATAACACATGGGAGTTGATGGATAACACATGGGAGTTTCGTAAG ATATGTGATGCCTATTGTGACACTGAACCGCATGTGTTTCATGTTGGTAGAGCCACGACACATGTTAACATTGACGACAGGGCATATGATGTCAACCGTGGGGCAAAACTAGCCTTGAGCTTGTACAATAGGGAAAAT CAAAAGAATTTCAATCTCGTGAAGGTTGTCAAGCTCAACTCTTCATATGCATGTGCTTTCATGACTGTCTGCGCTCAGGATGGTGATAGTGATGAGTGCCATCTTTTTCGATGTGTTGTTAATGTGTTGAAACATGAGGTATTGTTATGTGAGATCAAG TGTACTGGTGAAATTTCAATGTTGGTTGACAATGTGGATGATTATGTCAAAAAACTCTGTCAAAGAGATGAAGACCAGCCCTCTGACACATG CAGGAGAAATGATCTTCGGAATGATTCTGCTCTTGGTTCTGATGGTGTAATTCATGTCTCGCATACTA TTTTCCGTATAATGGGAGAGAAGTCGTTTTCAGATCTCCACGAG ATGTGTGAAGACTATTTGGACCCTTGTTTATATAACAAGTGTGGAACGTTGACATCAGTGGATGTCAACTGCTTTGACTGGGTCACAGAATATGCGAAATCGGCCATAAACTTCTACAATAAAAAAGAA CAAAAGAACTTCATGCTCGTAAAAGTTGAGAAGCTCTACTCTTTTGTTGATCCATGTTACTACTGCATGACTTTCTGGGCACAAAATGGTAGAAGTGACGAGTATCGTCTTTTTCGAGCTGTTTGCTTTAAGCGTGATGATGAG GATGATAATAATAAGATTTGTCCAAATTTGAGTGACTATCTGAAGTATCTTGCTTTCGATGATTGGGATGTTGATGCTGTTGTCAATTCTCGTTTGGCGATTTCTTCCTCCAGTAATACAAG TGATGGTAGAAATGATCATGGAGTTGGCTTTGCTGGTGGTTCAGATACTGGCTTATCTGGTGGTCATGAAGAGAGtttgaaatattaa
- the LOC140808931 gene encoding uncharacterized protein isoform X1, whose product MDNTWELMDNTWEFRKICDAYCDTEPHVFHVGRATTHVNIDDRAYDVNRGAKLALSLYNRENQKNFNLVKVVKLNSSYACAFMTVCAQDGDSDECHLFRCVVNVLKHEVLLCEIKCTGEISMLVDNVDDYVKKLCQRDEDQPSDTCRRNDLRNDSALGSDGVIHVSHTIFRIMGEKSFSDLHEMCEDYLDPCLYNKCGTLTSVDVNCFDWVTEYAKSAINFYNKKEQKNFMLVKVEKLYSFVDPCYYCMTFWAQNGRSDEYRLFRAVCFKRDDEDDDKITIPAEQDDNNKICPNLSDYLKYLAFDDWDVDAVVNSRLAISSSSNTSDGRNDHGVGFAGGSDTGLSGGHEESLKY is encoded by the exons ATGGATAACACATGGGAGTTGATGGATAACACATGGGAGTTTCGTAAG ATATGTGATGCCTATTGTGACACTGAACCGCATGTGTTTCATGTTGGTAGAGCCACGACACATGTTAACATTGACGACAGGGCATATGATGTCAACCGTGGGGCAAAACTAGCCTTGAGCTTGTACAATAGGGAAAAT CAAAAGAATTTCAATCTCGTGAAGGTTGTCAAGCTCAACTCTTCATATGCATGTGCTTTCATGACTGTCTGCGCTCAGGATGGTGATAGTGATGAGTGCCATCTTTTTCGATGTGTTGTTAATGTGTTGAAACATGAGGTATTGTTATGTGAGATCAAG TGTACTGGTGAAATTTCAATGTTGGTTGACAATGTGGATGATTATGTCAAAAAACTCTGTCAAAGAGATGAAGACCAGCCCTCTGACACATG CAGGAGAAATGATCTTCGGAATGATTCTGCTCTTGGTTCTGATGGTGTAATTCATGTCTCGCATACTA TTTTCCGTATAATGGGAGAGAAGTCGTTTTCAGATCTCCACGAG ATGTGTGAAGACTATTTGGACCCTTGTTTATATAACAAGTGTGGAACGTTGACATCAGTGGATGTCAACTGCTTTGACTGGGTCACAGAATATGCGAAATCGGCCATAAACTTCTACAATAAAAAAGAA CAAAAGAACTTCATGCTCGTAAAAGTTGAGAAGCTCTACTCTTTTGTTGATCCATGTTACTACTGCATGACTTTCTGGGCACAAAATGGTAGAAGTGACGAGTATCGTCTTTTTCGAGCTGTTTGCTTTAAGCGTGATGATGAG GACGATGATAAAATTACGATTCCGGCTGAGCAGGATGATAATAATAAGATTTGTCCAAATTTGAGTGACTATCTGAAGTATCTTGCTTTCGATGATTGGGATGTTGATGCTGTTGTCAATTCTCGTTTGGCGATTTCTTCCTCCAGTAATACAAG TGATGGTAGAAATGATCATGGAGTTGGCTTTGCTGGTGGTTCAGATACTGGCTTATCTGGTGGTCATGAAGAGAGtttgaaatattaa
- the LOC140808931 gene encoding uncharacterized protein isoform X6, which produces MDNTWELMDNTWEFRKICDAYCDTEPHVFHVGRATTHVNIDDRAYDVNRGAKLALSLYNRENQKNFNLVKVVKLNSSYACAFMTVCAQDGDSDECHLFRCVVNVLKHEVLLCEIKCTGEISMLVDNVDDYVKKLCQRDEDQPSDTCRRNDLRNDSALGSDGVIHVSHTIFRIMGEKSFSDLHEMCEDYLDPCLYNKCGTLTSVDVNCFDWVTEYAKSAINFYNKKEQKNFMLVKVEKLYSFVDPCYYCMTFWAQNGRSDEYRLFRAVCFKRDDEIE; this is translated from the exons ATGGATAACACATGGGAGTTGATGGATAACACATGGGAGTTTCGTAAG ATATGTGATGCCTATTGTGACACTGAACCGCATGTGTTTCATGTTGGTAGAGCCACGACACATGTTAACATTGACGACAGGGCATATGATGTCAACCGTGGGGCAAAACTAGCCTTGAGCTTGTACAATAGGGAAAAT CAAAAGAATTTCAATCTCGTGAAGGTTGTCAAGCTCAACTCTTCATATGCATGTGCTTTCATGACTGTCTGCGCTCAGGATGGTGATAGTGATGAGTGCCATCTTTTTCGATGTGTTGTTAATGTGTTGAAACATGAGGTATTGTTATGTGAGATCAAG TGTACTGGTGAAATTTCAATGTTGGTTGACAATGTGGATGATTATGTCAAAAAACTCTGTCAAAGAGATGAAGACCAGCCCTCTGACACATG CAGGAGAAATGATCTTCGGAATGATTCTGCTCTTGGTTCTGATGGTGTAATTCATGTCTCGCATACTA TTTTCCGTATAATGGGAGAGAAGTCGTTTTCAGATCTCCACGAG ATGTGTGAAGACTATTTGGACCCTTGTTTATATAACAAGTGTGGAACGTTGACATCAGTGGATGTCAACTGCTTTGACTGGGTCACAGAATATGCGAAATCGGCCATAAACTTCTACAATAAAAAAGAA CAAAAGAACTTCATGCTCGTAAAAGTTGAGAAGCTCTACTCTTTTGTTGATCCATGTTACTACTGCATGACTTTCTGGGCACAAAATGGTAGAAGTGACGAGTATCGTCTTTTTCGAGCTGTTTGCTTTAAGCGTGATGATGAG ATTGAGTGA
- the LOC140808931 gene encoding uncharacterized protein isoform X2: MDNTWELMDNTWEFRKICDAYCDTEPHVFHVGRATTHVNIDDRAYDVNRGAKLALSLYNRENQKNFNLVKVVKLNSSYACAFMTVCAQDGDSDECHLFRCVVNVLKHEVLLCEIKCTGEISMLVDNVDDYVKKLCQRDEDQPSDTWRNDLRNDSALGSDGVIHVSHTIFRIMGEKSFSDLHEMCEDYLDPCLYNKCGTLTSVDVNCFDWVTEYAKSAINFYNKKEQKNFMLVKVEKLYSFVDPCYYCMTFWAQNGRSDEYRLFRAVCFKRDDEDDDKITIPAEQDDNNKICPNLSDYLKYLAFDDWDVDAVVNSRLAISSSSNTSDGRNDHGVGFAGGSDTGLSGGHEESLKY, translated from the exons ATGGATAACACATGGGAGTTGATGGATAACACATGGGAGTTTCGTAAG ATATGTGATGCCTATTGTGACACTGAACCGCATGTGTTTCATGTTGGTAGAGCCACGACACATGTTAACATTGACGACAGGGCATATGATGTCAACCGTGGGGCAAAACTAGCCTTGAGCTTGTACAATAGGGAAAAT CAAAAGAATTTCAATCTCGTGAAGGTTGTCAAGCTCAACTCTTCATATGCATGTGCTTTCATGACTGTCTGCGCTCAGGATGGTGATAGTGATGAGTGCCATCTTTTTCGATGTGTTGTTAATGTGTTGAAACATGAGGTATTGTTATGTGAGATCAAG TGTACTGGTGAAATTTCAATGTTGGTTGACAATGTGGATGATTATGTCAAAAAACTCTGTCAAAGAGATGAAGACCAGCCCTCTGACACATG GAGAAATGATCTTCGGAATGATTCTGCTCTTGGTTCTGATGGTGTAATTCATGTCTCGCATACTA TTTTCCGTATAATGGGAGAGAAGTCGTTTTCAGATCTCCACGAG ATGTGTGAAGACTATTTGGACCCTTGTTTATATAACAAGTGTGGAACGTTGACATCAGTGGATGTCAACTGCTTTGACTGGGTCACAGAATATGCGAAATCGGCCATAAACTTCTACAATAAAAAAGAA CAAAAGAACTTCATGCTCGTAAAAGTTGAGAAGCTCTACTCTTTTGTTGATCCATGTTACTACTGCATGACTTTCTGGGCACAAAATGGTAGAAGTGACGAGTATCGTCTTTTTCGAGCTGTTTGCTTTAAGCGTGATGATGAG GACGATGATAAAATTACGATTCCGGCTGAGCAGGATGATAATAATAAGATTTGTCCAAATTTGAGTGACTATCTGAAGTATCTTGCTTTCGATGATTGGGATGTTGATGCTGTTGTCAATTCTCGTTTGGCGATTTCTTCCTCCAGTAATACAAG TGATGGTAGAAATGATCATGGAGTTGGCTTTGCTGGTGGTTCAGATACTGGCTTATCTGGTGGTCATGAAGAGAGtttgaaatattaa
- the LOC140808931 gene encoding uncharacterized protein isoform X5 produces the protein MDNTWELMDNTWEFRKICDAYCDTEPHVFHVGRATTHVNIDDRAYDVNRGAKLALSLYNRENQKNFNLVKVVKLNSSYACAFMTVCAQDGDSDECHLFRCVVNVLKHEVLLCEIKCTGEISMLVDNVDDYVKKLCQRDEDQPSDTCRRNDLRNDSALGSDGVIHVSHTIFRIMGEKSFSDLHEMCEDYLDPCLYNKCGTLTSVDVNCFDWVTEYAKSAINFYNKKEQKNFMLVKVEKLYSFVDPCYYCMTFWAQNGRSDEYRLFRAVCFKRDDEDDNNKICPNLSDYLKYLAFDDWDVDAVVNSRLAISSSSNTRAFI, from the exons ATGGATAACACATGGGAGTTGATGGATAACACATGGGAGTTTCGTAAG ATATGTGATGCCTATTGTGACACTGAACCGCATGTGTTTCATGTTGGTAGAGCCACGACACATGTTAACATTGACGACAGGGCATATGATGTCAACCGTGGGGCAAAACTAGCCTTGAGCTTGTACAATAGGGAAAAT CAAAAGAATTTCAATCTCGTGAAGGTTGTCAAGCTCAACTCTTCATATGCATGTGCTTTCATGACTGTCTGCGCTCAGGATGGTGATAGTGATGAGTGCCATCTTTTTCGATGTGTTGTTAATGTGTTGAAACATGAGGTATTGTTATGTGAGATCAAG TGTACTGGTGAAATTTCAATGTTGGTTGACAATGTGGATGATTATGTCAAAAAACTCTGTCAAAGAGATGAAGACCAGCCCTCTGACACATG CAGGAGAAATGATCTTCGGAATGATTCTGCTCTTGGTTCTGATGGTGTAATTCATGTCTCGCATACTA TTTTCCGTATAATGGGAGAGAAGTCGTTTTCAGATCTCCACGAG ATGTGTGAAGACTATTTGGACCCTTGTTTATATAACAAGTGTGGAACGTTGACATCAGTGGATGTCAACTGCTTTGACTGGGTCACAGAATATGCGAAATCGGCCATAAACTTCTACAATAAAAAAGAA CAAAAGAACTTCATGCTCGTAAAAGTTGAGAAGCTCTACTCTTTTGTTGATCCATGTTACTACTGCATGACTTTCTGGGCACAAAATGGTAGAAGTGACGAGTATCGTCTTTTTCGAGCTGTTTGCTTTAAGCGTGATGATGAG GATGATAATAATAAGATTTGTCCAAATTTGAGTGACTATCTGAAGTATCTTGCTTTCGATGATTGGGATGTTGATGCTGTTGTCAATTCTCGTTTGGCGATTTCTTCCTCCAGTAATACAAG GGCTTTCATCTGA
- the LOC140808931 gene encoding uncharacterized protein isoform X4 has product MDNTWELMDNTWEFRKICDAYCDTEPHVFHVGRATTHVNIDDRAYDVNRGAKLALSLYNRENQKNFNLVKVVKLNSSYACAFMTVCAQDGDSDECHLFRCVVNVLKHEVLLCEIKCTGEISMLVDNVDDYVKKLCQRDEDQPSDTCRRNDLRNDSALGSDGVIHVSHTIFRIMGEKSFSDLHEMCEDYLDPCLYNKCGTLTSVDVNCFDWVTEYAKSAINFYNKKEQKNFMLVKVEKLYSFVDPCYYCMTFWAQNGRSDEYRLFRAVCFKRDDEDDDKITIPAEQDDNNKICPNLSDYLKYLAFDDWDVDAVVNSRLAISSSSNTRAFI; this is encoded by the exons ATGGATAACACATGGGAGTTGATGGATAACACATGGGAGTTTCGTAAG ATATGTGATGCCTATTGTGACACTGAACCGCATGTGTTTCATGTTGGTAGAGCCACGACACATGTTAACATTGACGACAGGGCATATGATGTCAACCGTGGGGCAAAACTAGCCTTGAGCTTGTACAATAGGGAAAAT CAAAAGAATTTCAATCTCGTGAAGGTTGTCAAGCTCAACTCTTCATATGCATGTGCTTTCATGACTGTCTGCGCTCAGGATGGTGATAGTGATGAGTGCCATCTTTTTCGATGTGTTGTTAATGTGTTGAAACATGAGGTATTGTTATGTGAGATCAAG TGTACTGGTGAAATTTCAATGTTGGTTGACAATGTGGATGATTATGTCAAAAAACTCTGTCAAAGAGATGAAGACCAGCCCTCTGACACATG CAGGAGAAATGATCTTCGGAATGATTCTGCTCTTGGTTCTGATGGTGTAATTCATGTCTCGCATACTA TTTTCCGTATAATGGGAGAGAAGTCGTTTTCAGATCTCCACGAG ATGTGTGAAGACTATTTGGACCCTTGTTTATATAACAAGTGTGGAACGTTGACATCAGTGGATGTCAACTGCTTTGACTGGGTCACAGAATATGCGAAATCGGCCATAAACTTCTACAATAAAAAAGAA CAAAAGAACTTCATGCTCGTAAAAGTTGAGAAGCTCTACTCTTTTGTTGATCCATGTTACTACTGCATGACTTTCTGGGCACAAAATGGTAGAAGTGACGAGTATCGTCTTTTTCGAGCTGTTTGCTTTAAGCGTGATGATGAG GACGATGATAAAATTACGATTCCGGCTGAGCAGGATGATAATAATAAGATTTGTCCAAATTTGAGTGACTATCTGAAGTATCTTGCTTTCGATGATTGGGATGTTGATGCTGTTGTCAATTCTCGTTTGGCGATTTCTTCCTCCAGTAATACAAG GGCTTTCATCTGA